The Vigna unguiculata cultivar IT97K-499-35 chromosome 1, ASM411807v1, whole genome shotgun sequence nucleotide sequence tatcaaattaaacaaaattataaaaaatatgatttcattaaaaaatgatattaaaattaaaataataaaattgaaccaaaataaaaatcaaatatacattttaaccaacttttaaatatattttaaccattaaaaagAATTGCGATactgcagaaaaagaaaatcccGGTGGTCCTGTATCAAACACGTACGTAACCTAAAATTTATGAGTTGAAAGCGACGCTACAGAATCAGTAAAAAGCTTTGAAGTAGTTCGTCTCTGTTCAATTTTTGAGCTGTTAATTAGCTCATATTGTACAACCTCACATCACACCACGCTGGTTTTGTCAAAGTCACGTGAAGACTTTgtataaataaaaccaaaagtTGAAGTCTATATACTCACTCACTACCTTTGTTCTTCCTTACAGTAGCTATAGCCTCTTCGACCAAACCAAGGAAATGGAGGGAGAACAAGAGCAAAGGTTGCTCATCAAAGACCAAACATCAGAAGAGGAATCGTCGTTGGTTACGAGGGTGTGGAATGAGAGCAAGTTGATGTGGATAGTGGCAGGACCAGCCATATTCACTAGGTTCTCCTCCTTCGGTCTCAATGTTATAAGCCAAGCTTTTGTTGGTCATATTGGTCCAAGAGAACTCGCTGCTTTTGCTCTTGTCTTCACTGTTCTCATACGCTTTGCCAATGGTATTCTGGTACGTTTTTTTCGCTCAATCTTTTTTAACTGTAGGTGGATGTAGTTCTTCAAAGTTTAAGGTACAGAATGTGAAAAACAGATAGAACCAAATAAAGTGTTGTATGTGCCACTAATTATCTGTTTTTCTGCATGAATATATACTTATAACATAATCACTCCGCGGGTTATGaatatgagagaaaaaaaaaacagtgttGAAATATTAACTGATTGTATATGTTATTTATCTAAGAAAAGATGGATCAGAcgtaagttaaataaaattaaaacaacaaaatttgatgACAGTAAGTTGAGTTAATTTGTGTCTGTTAACTTGGCAATTGCAGCTGGGAATGGCGAGTGCATTGGAAACACTTTGTGGACAAGCATTTGGGGCAAAAGAATATAGCATGATGGGAGTGTATCTTCAGAGATCATGGATAGTTTTATGCTCAACTGCAATTTGTCTTCTTCCGTTGTTCTTCTTCACAGGCCCAATTTTGAGGCTCCTAGGCCAAGATGGGAACATAGCACAAGTGGCAGAAATCATTTCTATTTGGTCAATTCCTATCTTATTTGCTTTTATTGCTTCCTTCACCACCCAAATGTTTCTGCAAGCTCAAAGCAAGAATGTGATCATTGCATTCTTGGCAGCTATTTCAATAGCTATTCATGTGTTTTTGTCTTGGCTATTGACAATACAATTTAAGTTTGGGATTACTGGCGCAATGATTTCAACAATTTTGGCATATTGGGTTACTAATATTGGGCAACTAATATTTATTACCTGTGGCTGGTGCCCTGATACATGGAGTGGCTTCTCTTTTTTAGCATTTAAAGATCTTTGGCCTGTTGTCAAGCTTTCCCTTTCATCTGGGGTCATGTTATGGTAAGCTTTCTTCTTTATGAATGATATATATCATTgctaaataaatttagtttcgTTGTTTGTTCAAATTGAGTAATCGTGAACAATTTATATGCCTTCCTCACTTGAAGCTATGCTATGTTTTACAGTCTTGAGCTGTGGTACAACACAATATTGGTTCTTCTCACGGGCAACTTGAAAAATGCAGAGGTCCAAATTGATGCTCTATCTATATGGTAACCCTTTTTCATTTTCAGACTTTTTTATCAAACAGGGAATGAGATATTGCGAATCTAAATATGAACCAAAGTttcacaattaaattttgaaaatgaaatcaTGTTCAAATTGGATTCATGTTTAATAGGTGTTTCATATTTGATTGTATTGGCATAATGCATAAAAAGCTTTTCTCTTTGAtttctttagatcaattttcattttttacagcCTCAATATTAATGGATGGGAAATGATGATATCACTTGGTTTCATGGCCGCTGTAAGGTAATGATATTCTTTCCTCTTTCTTGTGTTCAGATCAAACATTCTCTGTTCTTCTGTTTTTGTTAACCATGAAATATTAACTTCATCTTTCGTCATTTGTAGTGTTCGAGTGGCAAACGAGCTTGGAAAAGGAAGCTCCAAAGCTGCAAAATTCGCCATACTTGTGACAGTGCTTACATCCTTAGCCATTGGATTCGTtctcttcttattcttcttatttttaaggGAAAAACTTGCCTACATATTTACCACAAGTGAAGAGGTGGCCGATGCTGTTGGGGACTTGTCACCTTTGTTGGCAATCTCCATTCTTCTCAACAGTGTCCAACCGGTACTCTCAGGTACTTTTCATCATCATTTGCTAAACAATTTTGTTTCACAAGTCCTAATAcgacaaaaattcaaaattgaatACTGAAAATGTTCCATCTCAATATGTATATACTCGATACGAAAAATGTGTTGGAAGTTCTACGTCGATTAATAATGTTAATTGATAAAGTCTATCTCTTAACGAACTTTGAAATGATTTGAACAGGTGTTGCAATTGGAGCAGGGTGGCAAAGCATCGTAGCATATGTGAATATAGGGTGTTATTATGTGATAGGTATTCCTGTTGGACTGGTGCTTGGTAAAGTTCTCCATTTGGAAGTCAAGGTTGGTATTCTTCTCATTCTCATGTTGCATTTGATCCATGTTTCATCTCTTTAACAAAACTCATTTCATCTTTTTTAGGGTATTTGGATTGGGATGTTGTTTGGAACATTTATTCAAACTGTTGTCCTAACTATAATCACCTACAAAACTAATTGGGACGACCAGGTATTTCATTCATTGCCtcttcatcattcttaattctAGATTTTCTCCTAAAAGCTTATAATCATACACATGATGGATGAATAATTATGTCACTGCACAGGTAATTAAAGCGCGTAATCGAGTTAGCAAGTGGTCGAAGGTGAATACTGATCATGAAAGAATTACATCAAACAATTAGTAGTGTGATATGTTAACCATCaatgttaattatataaaactaattgataactatttaataacattaaatcgTTCCTTTTACATGTAATTAAGGAAATTATATGGTAAACTGGTTAGGGTTATATAACTAATATTGATggttaaattcaaaaatagtgaATCTATGCATGGATTCAGTTTTGTAATATTGATTTTGTTGTCTGTGTGAGAAAGGCAGATGATGTATATTCGTAAGAATGCAAATTTGCTTCGATAGGATCTTGAATTTCATTGAATATGTTATCTATGACTACTCCTTTTACTTCTTTTCTCAGTATAATTTGTATTCTTCCACTAACATTATCATATAAGCCAATCCTTCTCAAATTGTAAAGCcacttttttgttctttttacaTTGTTCAAACATTCTTTAAACAAGTTCAAAATAAACAACACTGATGTATACAAAGaagatttaatattattattattattattattattattatttttagatttagatttttgataaatttagatttaaatttttgtaatttattaagTACTAAAAAATTTGGCATTTCTTTAATTGAGTCCCGTTGTTTAAATGTTCTGTTAAATAGTCATGTGAATGTTATCTTGTATCTTATGAATGTTATCTTGTATGATATGTTATTGTCACGTCATGTCATGTGAAAGTTATCTTGTATGTGATGTTATTATCACATGTTATTTTCCAATTCTATAATTTGATAAGGTTCAGTTAAtagtttgatttttatatttagatacataatttatttttatattttttttacttagttgaattttatattttttaattaaaattaatgtggtttttttttattaaatcaacgTTAAAGGTGACCACTGTCACTCCAAAcacttttctttctctccaacTCCTTTGATAACACATTTTCACCCCTCACTTTCCAACAacaccaaaaatcactaccactCTAATGACACCAACCACTATCACCCTGACAACACCATCAACATGGCGGTgaacaaaatgaaaagttaGAGAAGCGAAATCTCTGAAATAGAGAAAGACAAAATCAAATATTCCATAATTATCTAATTCAAGTTTACTTTCGTAAGGTGCAAACCTTTTCTTCCCACTCTCACCCGGATAATTTTGTCTATCTAAAGTCTTCTTTCTCCGCCTCTTGTGTGCTCCAATAATCTTGGGTTTCCAATTCGCTCATGTTTGTGGTTTCTTGGTGATCATGTTTTTCGTGTGTTTTGGTGGTTGCGaatgattcaaaattttgggtttttagtttttttagagGTTCTAAGAATGGTTATAGCGGGTGAAGAAGGGCTTGAATGAGACTGATCCTAAAGATGCAATGAGATTGCTTGCATGTGAGAGAATATGAGATCGAAAGTAGTGAAGATGAGAGGGGAGGAGAAGGTAGGTAGTGGTGAATGTCGTCgaagtggtggtggtggtggggttGTGTCGCTAAAGAAGAATGTGATTGAGATGAAGAAGGTTTAGAGTGACACATTGTCAccttataatgttattaattttgatttaacaaAATAGACTACAATAActcttgtttaaaaaaatatagaactCAATTAACTGAAAAAATATaggaataaaattgaattataggTCTAAATATaggaataaattattaattaaaccattttataattttgtaatttataattttataactatcGCTCATGTCACAATTTTCATTACTAATTTCAACAATTACAATGTTTtcctattttattataacttagCATTAATAAACACTAACACATTACTCTCCTATTTActactttttttacttttgatgTAAGTGGAAACTTCGATGTTATATTTGGTGATATTAAATTGACAACGGAGTTGCGACGTTCAAGAATATTGGTTACATCAAAGTCTAATGTCCCCTTAACGAGGGTACTACATCATACTTTCGTCCAATTGACGTCATTTCTCAACAAAAAGTATATATCAAAACTAAAACTATTAACACTAAAACTATCAAAACTAAAACTTTCATAATCAAAATCTTTCATAATCAAAATCTTGTCCTAGACAATTTTCAAGCAAAGTAACTAATGTTATAATGGGTTCTAACTTCATCATTTCAGTAGATACGCCGCTCAATCCTATCTTACTTTTTTCATTGTACCACCTATTATAGGTGATAAATTTTTGAACTGttgaaaaaataacataacttcattaTGTATGAATGTTAATGTTTAAAGTTTGATGTGATTTCTAATATATGAAatgtatatattatgatttCTGTCCAATCTTCTCTAATTCCTATTCGAATGATGGTTTTTATCCAAGAATGACGTATCACATTCACATGAATCTTTATGCTTGTTACACTAAATATGACAATCTCAAATTTTTAACTCTCACAAACCCAttcgaaaaaaaatattttcataatttgctaacGAGAATACCAAGAAGTTTAAcatcataaatttaataaaatttcggTAGTATTTCACATTGGTCTGTAaagtacacgaaatgaaagtgatcaCTCATGACTACAATCAAGTATGCATATGAAGAACAACACAGAATGATTTCGaccaaaattttatcaaatttatgcataaactttaatatacatGTTAGAGcgaattatgaaaaatatttttttcaaattgtccAATTggataattcaaaatttaatacaaacaattaaaagtttaattatttgtattaaatctcaaacaaaaactaagaTTCACTCCGTGTTTAACTAAATTGCAcctaatttataaattcatcCAACACATCTAATGAAtctaatatataaacatataaataatttatgtttaattactttttttatccttgtttttcattaaaattgatactaACTACACAAACAAATCAAACCATCCTTATTAACTTCAAtttcaatgaaaaaattattgacCCGTTtcagaaaatttaataaaaatgatcaaattgtatcaattttttaaaaatttggattaaattgaaattactGAAAGACTgacttaatatttttagacaaaaaatgaactagaagaataattaaaccaaaaaagtaatataaatatgaaatatttaactcaataaataagataatataatcAAAGTGTCGCAAAGATTCACATGTTTTCCATTTtcaatatgtaaatattaacgagattgagaatgagaatgtaaatgtaaatggtaaaagaataaataaaataaataataattatacacaataagaaaatatttaatgttgtattgaatatttatattatataaagcaATTAATGTTCTAATATGTATATAGACATGCATATTCACTTTTGTACTTTTTGAGTGAacattaaatagtttttttaattaaaaatacataattatgaaaagaagataaaaatattttcattaagaTATGTAACAAAAATGGTATTGATTAGTGTGAGATGTGGTGAAAAATGGTGGCGTGTGGGAGGATGACTTGTAGTTGCTTTCATAGATGTATTGTCcaagagaaaaaagagagagaatatTTCTGATTTATTTGAAGGGATTTGCACTTACTTATGAGAATGAATTGtcgaaagagaaaatgaaactCATCTCTTCATAATAGAGAAGATTAGCAGAAAAGTCACATCATCACATACTATTTTACTAATATAcctctaaattttaattgatgatCTGTTCGttactataattttatttacgtatttaaattataaaatatattaaataatttaatatttacaatttataaattaaact carries:
- the LOC114176446 gene encoding protein DETOXIFICATION 21-like, producing MEGEQEQRLLIKDQTSEEESSLVTRVWNESKLMWIVAGPAIFTRFSSFGLNVISQAFVGHIGPRELAAFALVFTVLIRFANGILLGMASALETLCGQAFGAKEYSMMGVYLQRSWIVLCSTAICLLPLFFFTGPILRLLGQDGNIAQVAEIISIWSIPILFAFIASFTTQMFLQAQSKNVIIAFLAAISIAIHVFLSWLLTIQFKFGITGAMISTILAYWVTNIGQLIFITCGWCPDTWSGFSFLAFKDLWPVVKLSLSSGVMLCLELWYNTILVLLTGNLKNAEVQIDALSICLNINGWEMMISLGFMAAVSVRVANELGKGSSKAAKFAILVTVLTSLAIGFVLFLFFLFLREKLAYIFTTSEEVADAVGDLSPLLAISILLNSVQPVLSGVAIGAGWQSIVAYVNIGCYYVIGIPVGLVLGKVLHLEVKGIWIGMLFGTFIQTVVLTIITYKTNWDDQVIKARNRVSKWSKVNTDHERITSNN